The following nucleotide sequence is from Flavimarina sp. Hel_I_48.
AGCCAGCTGAGCGATAGCAATACGGGTGAAGCAGACAGCATTTGGCTTCATAATGGTCTTAGCGACATGGGCCGTGAAGTGGTCAAGAAAATGAATGAACTAGGGATGATGATAGACGTTTCGCATCCTTCTAAAGAAGCGATGCGCCAAATGATCGAACTTACCAAAGCACCCATCATTGCTTCCCATTCTTCAGCACGAGCAATGAGCGAACACAGTAGAAATCTGGACGACGAGCAGTTAAAATGGATGAAAGAAAATGGCGGGGTGGTGCAAACCGTAGCCTTCAAGAGCTATTTAAACAAGGATAAAAATGATGCAAGGGAAAAAGCACGAAAAGAACTTGGCCTAAAACTATTAGATTCTATGGGAATAACCTACATAGATGAAGACACGTTACCTCAATTATCTGACAAGGAACAGGAGGCTTACAATGAGAAAATAAAGTCCATGGCACCTATACTTGAGGAAAAAATGAACATGGATAGTTTGCCACCTGCGGTAAATGTTCAGGATTTTGTTGATCATATTGACTATCTCGTAGAAAAACTGGGGATAGATCATGTGGGCATTAGTAGCGATTTTGACGGTGGCGGTGGTGTAGAAGGTTGGAATGATGCCTCGGAAACATTAAATGTGACCAAAGAACTGGTACGCCGCGGCTATACTGAAGAAGAAATAGGAAAGTTTTGGAGCGGTAACCTCTTGCGTGTACTCGATGAAGTTCAGGAAGTTGCCCAGCGCCTGAAAAGTGAAACAAAATAGAGGATAACAAAAAACGGGGTAAAACGTTTAAATAATGCCTATTTTCACCAAATATTGAAGAAATATGAGTGACCAAACCTCAAAAAGATACGCACAACGCGGAGTTTCAGCAGCTAAGGAAGATGTGCACAATGCCATCAAAAAGGTAGATAAAGGCTTATTTCCAAGTGCTTTTTGCAAAATAGTTCCAGATCACCTTACGGGCAGT
It contains:
- a CDS encoding dipeptidase; its protein translation is MNRKITKYTFLLLFLAVFLNSCQEKDKKQEMAMTDEDLTKKAQQIQDNVITLDTHNDFNVANFTDSINYTQDLETQVNLPKMKSGGLDVSWLIVYTGQDSLNEAGYEKAYENAMSKFKAIHHLVEDIAPDQIALATTSEEVRRIHAEGKKVAMIGVENAYPIGEDISNVQKFYDLGARYMSLAHNGHSQLSDSNTGEADSIWLHNGLSDMGREVVKKMNELGMMIDVSHPSKEAMRQMIELTKAPIIASHSSARAMSEHSRNLDDEQLKWMKENGGVVQTVAFKSYLNKDKNDAREKARKELGLKLLDSMGITYIDEDTLPQLSDKEQEAYNEKIKSMAPILEEKMNMDSLPPAVNVQDFVDHIDYLVEKLGIDHVGISSDFDGGGGVEGWNDASETLNVTKELVRRGYTEEEIGKFWSGNLLRVLDEVQEVAQRLKSETK